GGGTATTAAGCTGGAAAGGTGGGATATCAGTTAAGTAGATAGTAACAGAGGAGAATATCCAAGATGAGAGAAGAGTGTTAGTAAAGGTCTCGAGGCATAaatgcaaaacacatatctgaggGGGACTATATGAGTATACCAGTCTGGCCGGAGTAGCTGTTGGTATTGGGATGTAGTGAGCGATTAAAATTAGAAGTGGCCAGATTGCGAAGCTTTGAACACCAGTCTATAATAGAGAAAGTAATACACAGAAAGCAGCATTCTGCAAAGGTTAATTTGGTAGTGGTGTGCTGGACAGAGTGAATATAGGGAGACCAGTGTGGACGCCATCACAGTTGTCCATCTGTGCTGAAGCAGAGTGATGGCAGTGGAAATAGAAAGGAAGCAGCGGATGCTGAGAATGCTATGAATATAGAAGGTTCAGGACTTGGTGGCTGTTTCAATGTTGGGATAAATGAGTGTGAAGCCAAAGATGACAAGACATCCAACAAGGTTACCTCTTCCTAAAATCCCTAGATACCCTACAGACTCAAGGAGTCAGACAGTGAATTTGACAGCTTCAGCCAGGTCACTGAGTCACCAGTAGGACGAGAAGAGGAACCACATCTCCACATGGTTTCTAAGAAATACCGCAAGGTGCTGGGGGACATCAGGGCCTGTGGGATGTGGGGAAAGGTACCCTGGGAAGGAAGTCATATGAGAAAGGATTGAAGGACTCAGTCAGGAGGCCTTCAACTACCACCCTGGACCCAGGAGGAAGGCTCTAGGAAAGGCTGTGGCTACTGGAAAGATTTGGGGACTCTGAGAATATCCTTGTCTTGCTCAGACAATTTCTACCTTAGGTGACCATCAAATATTCCAAGCTAGGGCTGGAGGACTTTGACTTCAAACACTACAATAAGACCTTGTTTGCTGGATTAGAGCCCCACATTCCCAACGCCTACTGTAACTGCATGATCCAGGTAAGGGTTGGGTATTCCTATAACTTGAACGTGCCTGCTGCTTTTCTTCTTCCCTATGGCTCTCGACCCTGCTCTTTCCAGGTCTCCTCAGCCGTGTTCTCTTTACCATGGTCTCCTCTACAATTCTTTCTTGCCTCTACAACTTTCAAGTCTCCTCTGAGCTCCACTGGTTTGGTGGACTCACTGCTTCGGTGGACTCCTGCTGTGTATTTTCCACCAGCTCACTTAACCTCCATATTTCTCCTCACCCCCAGGCCAGTTTCCTACATCAGTTCTTCTGCTTTTCCCTCCAGGTGCTCTATTTCCTGGAGCCTGTACGCTGTCTAATTCAAAACCACCTTTGCCAGAAGGAGTTCTGTCTGGCATGTGAGCTGGGCTTCCTGTTTCACATGTTGGACCTCTCTCGTGGTGACCCTTGCCAGGTCAGTACTTGGAGACACTTAaaatggaaggggaaggaaggtggacacaaaagacaaaataacCCCTTTCCACCAACACATTTCCAGGGCAATAATTTTCTTCGGGCATTCCGTACTATTCCTGAGGCCTCAGCCCTTGGTCTAATCCTGGCTGACTCAGATGAGGCCTCAGGCAAGGGCAATCTGGCCAGGCTCATTCAGAGGTGGAATCGCTTCATTCTCACTCAACTGCATCAAGATATGCAGGAGCTGGAAATACCACAGGCTTATCGAGGTGCTGGAGGCAGGTATGAAATCAGGATAGAAATAGTTAAAGCCATCATGACAGGCCCCTCTGTGATTTAAAAGGTCTCCTAACTTCCTCAATGTGCATATATCATCCTCTCCACTCTTAGCAGCTTTTGCTCATCGGGGGACTCTGTTATTGGGCAGCTCTTCAGCTGTGAGATGGAGAACTGCAGCCTCTGCCGCTGTGGCAGTGAAACCGTGCGAGCCTCATCCACCCTGCTTTTCACACTCTCCTACCCTGATGGTAGCAAAAGTGGTATACCCTTCAGCTCAGTTGGGAAGGCTCCCCAAAATGTCCTGTAGTATCAGGGAGAGGGTGTTGGGGACTAACTGTGGGTAGAGGGGAGAACCAGGAGTATAGCATCTAATTTTCCCTCAGATAAAACTGGGAAGAACTATGACTTTGCTCAGGTGCTGAAGCGAAGCATCTGCCTGGACCAGAATACACAGGCCTGGTGTGACACCTGTGAAAAGTACCAGCCCACGGTGAGTGGACTGTTGGACTGGACTAGAGTCCTGGCCCTGCCATGGAGATTCAGCCACTATCCCATGTGGGGCTGGCTCTGTCAGCACTGCCATCCAGGGATCTCTGGTGGAGTGAGGAATCCCAGTTTGAAGACACAGACCCAGCTCCCTGTCCAGACTCCTTTTCCTGTACATTCCCTGCCATTCCTTGTTTGTTTCTTCCTGTCAGATTCAGACCCGCAACATCCGCCATCTGCCAGATATTCTTGTCATCAACTGTGAGGTGAACAGCTCAAAAGAGGCTGATTTCTGGAGAATGCAGGCTGAGGTAAGGACTCAGACTAGAAACAGGGCTTCcggaataatttttcattttatcccCCTTCTGACTTCCATATATGATTACATTCCTGAAGAACTGGatgtttttcttctgtgttcAGGTTGCCTTCAAGATGGCAGTAAAGAAACACGGTGGGGAAATCTCCAAGAACAAGGAATTTGCTTTGGCTGATTGGTAGGTGCTGTCTTGGGAGCTGTCAAAGGATTGAATTGCCCAGTGGTTCCTCTTATCAAGATCTCTTTCGGAACAAATTTCCAATTCTTCTGACCTGATAGGAAGGAACTAGGGAGTCCAGAGGGTGTGCTGGTGTGTCCCTCCATTGAGGAGTTGAAGAACGTCTGGCTTCCTTTCTCCATTCGCATGAAGATGACCAAAAACAAAGGGCTGGATGTTTGCAATTGGACTGATGGGGATGAGATGCAGGTTGTTGAAAAACCGGGAAGAGGAAAGGGAATAAGGGAGAGAAGGTGGGGCAGAAGGTAAAGGAGGGCAGGGGAAGGTGAAACTTAGcagagggaaaaggaagagaataagGCCTAGTATTTACCTGTTAGGGGATTTTCCATAGTCACTCAGTTCAGTGTTGGGGTCCTAGATGGGCTAGGATGGAGATAACCCACCCTGGTCCCCCATCCCCTATACCCCCAACTCCCTGTCCTCTGTCCccattcccctcccttccccatccTTAAACTTAGCTTAGCAGCCTGGGTACCCCCCTCACAGTGGGGCCCAGCCAGGGCAGAGGAGGAGCATGGTGTCTGTGTGTATGACCTGATGGCTACTGTGGTACACATCCTGGACTCACGCACAGGGGGCAGCCTTGTGGCTCACATCAAAGTTGGAGAGACCTACCACCAGCGCAAGGAGGTGAGTGAGGTTGTAGAGGGCGGGAACACTCCTGGGATGGCCACAGTGAGTCCCAGATCTGTCCTTGAGTCTGAGACACAGTGGTCCAGCCATCACTTTGTATCGCCACAGGCTTTCTTTGTATTTCCATAGGGCGTTACTCACCAGCAGTGGTATCTGTTCAATGACTTTCTTATTGAACCTATTGATAAGGTTAGTTGCAAcatgttctgtttcttctttcatttccccTTTTCCTAGCATCCTTATCTTTAGGGCTCTATAGAATGCCAGGCAGATTcaacagggagggaggaaggaatccTCAGGAATAAAAACCATTAGCACTTAAAAATAGcacctgaaaaaaaacaaaaactagcaccTGAGTCCTGGCCTCCGTCtgaagtggagaaaaggaaaagggtgATATACATTAGCCATAAGTGCTTTTTCTCTTCTATAGCATGAAGCTGTGCAGTTTGACATGAATTGGAAAGTACCTGCAATCCTTTATTATGTCAAACGGAATCTCAATTCCAGATACAACCTGAACAGTAAGTGCTACATAGTAGACCCAAGTGTGTGGACAGTTTAGATTGGGCTTCAGGATGAGATCTGGGACATTGCTTGCAAGTACTTAGGATTGGTAACCAGTGTTAATATTTCTGGAGATACTAAAGAGATTCCTGCTTATCAGACCTTAAATTTAGAAGTGCGaaatccagcctgagcaacatagcaagatcccatctctttgaaaaaaaaattttttttttttttttttgagatgccgtcttgctctgtcacccaggctggagtgcaattgcgcaatctcggctcactgcaacctctgcctcctgggttcaagcgattctcctgcctcagcctcctgagtagctgggattacagacgcccaccaccacacccggctaatttttttgtatttttagcagagacagggtttcaccatgttggtcaggctggcctcgaactcctgacctcatgatctgcctgcctcggcctcccaaagtgctggggttacaggcatgagcaactacacccagcctaaaaaaaaattttctttttttttttttaattagcctagtgtaggccaggcacagtggcttatggcctgtaatcccagcattttgggaggctgaggcgggcagatcacttgagctcaagagttcaaaaccagtctgggcaacatggtgaaaccctgtctctacaaaaaatacaaaaagtagctgggtatggtgatgtgctcctgttgtcccagctacttgggaggctgaggcaggagaatcacttcagcctgggagtcggagatttcagtgagtcaagattgcatcattgcactccagcctgggtgacgggagtgaaaccctgtctcaaaaaaaaaaaaaaaaaaaaatttagctgagtgtggtggcatatacttgtggtcccagctattggagaagctgaggcgggaggatcacttgagcccaggaggtcaaggctgcagtgagtgagccatgattgcaccagtgtactccagcctgggcaataggatgagaccacttttttttttttttggacagagtttcactcttgtcgcccaggctggagtgcagtggcacaatttcggctcactgcgacctccacctcctgggttaagcagttctcctgcctcagcctcccgagtagctgggactacaggcgcctgccaccatgtccggctaattttttgtatttttaatagagacagggtttcgccaggttggtcttgaactcctgacctcgtgatccaccctccttggccttccaaagtgctgggtttataggcgtgagccacagtgcccagcctgagaccctgtcttaaaaaaaaaaaaaaaaaaaaagcagctgtaAGTCTTGAGAGTGGAGTGGAAATGAGATGAGGGGGGGATGTTTGATCAGAATGGCTTAGGTTATGATGTTACatctaattattcttttttttgagacagagtttcgctcttgttgcccaggctggagtgcaatggcgtgatctcggctcactgcgacctctgcctcccgggttcaagcgattcccctgcctcagcctcccaagtagctgggattacaggcatgtgccaccacgcccggctaattttttttttttttgtctaattagtagagacggggtttcaccatgttgggcaggctggtctcaaactcctgacctcaggtgatccgcccgcctcggcctcccaaagtgctgggattacaggcattagccaccgtgcctggctatgaGCTCCTTATTAAGTACCTATTTGGTACCTTTAAACCATAGTTTCTCTGTAACCTTTTTCTGGATTCTGTAAACTAAGGTCCAAGTGAAAatcttattctttcttctctgtggtcttttctgtttttttctcagcATGTTTGTTGATAATTTTGTGATGTGACCTGCTCTGTCTACCTATCCCATTTATCAGACATGATCTTTTTCTCACGTGCTTTGATTATTGAGGGATCACAGTGAAGACCCAGGGTCTATGATCAGCCACACTGGGCTTCTGTCCCCTAGTCACTTCCCAATCCAAGCCCTGTGTCCTCTGCATTCTTCCTTCTAGTCAAGAACCCTATTGAGGCAAGTGTCTTGCTGGCTGAAGCCTCGCTGGCACGGAAGCAGCGGAAAACACATACTACCTTTATTCCACTGATGCTGAATGAGATGCCACAGATTGGGGACCTGGTGGGTCTGGATGCTGAGTTTGTCACCCTTAATGAGGTAACCAAGACCAAAGGGATGGGGCATTGGAAGAGAACTCTGAGGATATTAGGAGTTGTAAGCATTTCTCTGATTTCCTTATTAACTCTTCTCATGTAGGAGGAAGCAGAGTTACGCAGTGATGGTACCAAGTCTACCATTAAACCAAGCCAGATGTCAGTAGCCAGGATTACCTGTGTTCGGGGCCAGGGACCCAATGAGGGTATCCCCTTCATTGATGACTATATCTCTACCCAGGAGCAGGTATTAGGATATGGAGATGCAAGTGAGGCACACCCTGGTGCTTACTTACAGTGCTCAAGAACCCAGGGAAGAGTGATAggggaagactccatctcacttcCCGAAAAAGGCTTGTCCTTTTCTCTATTCCTAGGTGGTGGATTACTTGACTCAATACTCGGGTATAAAGCCTGGTGACCTCGATGCCAAAATTTCCTCCAAGCACCTAACAACTCTCAAGTCTACCTACTTAAAGCTTCGTTTTCTCATTGACATTGGAGTCAAGTTTGTGGGTCATGGCCTGCAGAAGGACTTCCGGGTCATCAACCTGATGGTTTGGCAGGGCTCTTTTAAGAGTCTTCTTGTGAGAGTGGGCCCCTCAGGGTATACATTGTGCCTTTAGAGAATGGGGAATTATAGGTCCCCTACCTTAAGTCTCCCCCTCTTTTATCCTTGCCAGGTGCCCAAGGACCAAGTCCTTGACACTGTCTACCTGTTCCATATGCCCCGAAAACGAATGATTTCCCTGCGATTCCTTGCTTGGTACTTTCTGGGTGAGTTGCTCTGCCTTGTAGGCCCCTGCTACATTAATAGCAGaagcagccatttaaaaaaaaagaaatcatgtcctttgcagcaacatggatggagctgtggGCCATCATactaagtgaactaactcagaaacagaaaatcaaataccacatattctcacttataagttggaactaaacaatgagtacatatggacataagAATGACATTAGGGACTCTAAATAAAAGTTGGGGTGGTGGGTGAGGGGTGAGGGTTGAAAATTACGTATTGGGTGCATAGTTCACTATTTGCATATTAGGGATACCAGAAGCCCAGTCCCCAcccacccatgtaacaaacatgcacatgtaccccaaatctaaaataaaatttaaatataaaaaataaaagcatggggggaaaagaaaaagcaggcaaAGTGTTAGAGGACAAAATGGGAGTAGGGGAGACCCTCAGTTAGTGGTGACAGTTACTAATGGATTTAATTAACTTCAATATCCCTTCTGTGCACTGAGGAAGATGTTTGACAATTTTCCTTAAGGGCAGTCAGGCTTTTTAGTTTTCTGGAGTCAGGTAGGAGTGGGGAGACATGTTCCTACCTCCCTTTGCTGGGTCCCAAACTATTCCACCTTTACTTACCCCAGACCTGAAGATTCAAGGGGAAACCCATGACAGTATTGAGGATGCCCGCACAGCCCTTCAGCTGTACCGAAAGTATCTGGAGCTAAGCAAAAATGGCACTGAGCCTGAGTCTTTCCACAAGGTGCTCAAGGGTCTTTATGAGAAGGGCAGAAAGATGGACTGGAAGGTGCCTGAGCCTGAGGGCCAAACAAGTCCCAAGAGTAAGACCTGGGATGGGACAAGGGAAACTGGACTGGGtggattttgtattttgtttgtttgtttgtgacagggtctcactctgtcacccaggctgaagtgcagtagcgtgattacagctcactgcagcctcgacttcctgggctcaagtgattctcccacctcagcctcccaagtacctgggacaacaggcacacaccaccacacccagctaatttttgtactttttgtagaaacaggattttgccatgttgcccaggctggtcttaaactcctgggctcaagcgatccactcaccttgggctcacaaagtgctgggattacaggcatgagcctgagCGCCCCCAATTGGGTGGATTTTGATTGCACATATGGAGAATAGCACTTaacagtttacaaagcacttcaTCCTTCTAACATtcagtaaaatacattttatcgAAACTCTCCATTAACTATAACTTCCTTTTGCCCAAGTCTAAAATGTTCAGGGAAGGTCCATGCCCTTTTTTCTCTTGCATTTTTCCTTCATAGGAAGTATGAGAAGATGCTTTTTCTCCACTCAGCTTGAATCATGCTTTTGGTTTTGTCTCTGACAGATGCAGCTGTCTTCTCCTCAGTGCTGGCGCTCTGACTACCCTTCCCAAAGAACCACGGCCCTCTCCCTTTACTGTTCTATAGCCCCAGAACTGGGAGATGGCTTCCTAAGTTGGCTATACCTTGTCCACTTCCAGTACTGGACGTGCTCAGAGTCTAGGGTCACAGATGGTGCTATTAATTGAACTGGAACACAGCAGAATTGTTGCAAAGGTTCTAGGAGCCAGATTCATTCCTTCTTCATTCTTTGCAAAACAGTGGTACAGACATGGAGTCTAGAATTGACCCAGATGGAAAGTAATTGGTATTCTTAATATCCTGGGTGACTAATATCCAGGCAGAGAAGCTCCTGGAACCATAACTGTAAGTTCCTAGCTGGCTAGGGATTGAAGTCCTGGACAGTGACAGAGGATACCACAGTAGTTCAAGACTTAGCACAAGTCACCAACTGCTTCAGGGATACCTGGAGGGGCCAGCAAGTAGAGTGTTGGTGGCCCAAGCAAACCAGTGTTGCCAATACCATTGCCAAAAGGGCCTTTGGATCCTGGACAAAGCTTGGCTGCCGGCTTCATTTATTCCTGCTGATGGCTGAGAAGCATCTGTCTTCCATCCCACTCGCCTGTCCCAAGttttgttccattttttaaaactttgttgtaAACtgcatgttttataaaataaaaataaaatatcctttgTTATTTATCTCATTAGAGAACTGCTAGTGTGGGTTCTCTGGCTTCagtcttcctctccttcctttgaaGGTAAAGGTCCGGAATCCAAAGTTATGGATATGAAAGGGTATAATTAgttcgggcgcggtggctcacttctgtaatcctagcactttgggaggccgaggtgggtggatcacgaggtcaggagttcaagaccagcctgaccaagatggtgaaaccccgtctctactaaaaatacaaaaattagctgggagtggtggatGGCGACTGTAACCCtagctgaggcagaaaattgcttcaacccgggaggcggaggttgcagtgagccgagatcacgccactgtatgccagcctgggcgatagggcgagactccgtctcaaaaaaaggggaaaaaaaagggcaTAATTTATGCCTTTTCCGGGCAATGCTGGGTCTTTGCTATAGCTGCCCAGTACCCTAAGTCAGACTGAAGATGTACAGTATGGTTTCCGTTAATTGTGTAAGCCGACAAACTACAGGTCCCAGGATAGTTTGAGACTTGTAGTTGCTCACAAAGATGGGTCCGGTGCTGCGGTGCTTCCTGGGAGATGTAGTTTCCTGGGTATTGAAACCTGGACTGCTCGCTGGCCGGCAGCGCACCGTTTTGAAGGTCCTAGCCCACCTGGGCTGGCTCACGCGCACGACTAGCCGCTCCCATACAGCACGCCCGGACTCTGTCGTCGCTTAAGGCCACTCCTACGGCTGACTCCTGGTGGTCACGTGGATCTGTTCGCCACGCAAGTCTGGGTCCTTCGGCGATTGACCGGGGTCCTTGCTGTTCGGGAGCCTCTTTTAAGCTGCCTGTTCGCGCGAGAGTTTGGTGGGGCGGGTTTGGGGTCGGTGTCTGATTGGGGCTCGCACCGCAGCACGCTGGAGTCCCGCTTAGGTACCAGTTAGCGTCAGGGGAGCTAGGTCAGGCGGTCGCCGGGATACCCCGTGTGTGGCAGGCGGCGAAGCGCTCTGGAGAATCCCGGACAGCCCTGCTCCCTGCAGCCAGGTGTAGTTTCGGGAGCCACTGGGGCCAAAGTGAGAGTCCAGCGGTCTTCCAGCGCTTGGGCCACGGCGGCGGCCCTGGGAGCAGAGGTGGGACGGATGCGGGCGGCGAGGCGCTGGGCGCTGAGGGTTGGGGATGGACTGAAGCGAAAGCAATGGCGGAGTCCTTAGAAAGGGGGCTGGTGTCCGTACGGGTAATCACTTACGGGCTGGAGGTGGGGACGCAGGAATCTTCGGTGCAGGATCCAAATGGGCCCTAGTTATTGCTCTCCTCGCTGGCCTCCTGGCCTGACTGAGGGCTCCCTGCCGGCAGTTCCCTAGTGCCTGTAGTCCTCACGTAATCGCCAACTTACCTCCTGTAGCTGCCACAAAGCCCCGTGAACCCTAGGCATGCAGTGCTAAAGTACCAACACTTAGGGCCTCACCTATCCACGTAGAGTCTGGGGCTGAGCCGCAAGTCCTGAGCTCGCGCTCCCACCCACCACCCTGGGGGAATCAGAGCCCTCAAGCGCTGGAACAGAGAAGCCCCTTTGTGTCCCGGCCATTTCCTGGAAAGTAGAGCCAGAGTCACAATGAGGCCTTTGAAAGCCTTGGGGTGAGGATTGGGGGGGGTCAGGGAAAAATGGAGTCGGCTCCTCACACTTCTGTTTTATTCCCACTCAAACCCAGGTGGAGCGACCCCATTACGCTAAAGATGAAAGGCTGGGGTTGGCTGGCCCTGCTTCTGGGGGCCCTGCTGGGAACCGCCTGGGCTCGGAGGAGCCAGGATCTCCACTGTGGAGGTAAAGGCACAACGGGAAAAAGAAGTGGAGGAAGCAGAGCCTTGGGAGGGCATGAGATCCAAGGCCTGGGAGAAGGATGAATGGAAATCCTGGGTTGATCCCATTCTCCTCACACCCTACCCCCTACCCTGTCCCCTGCTCTCATTCTCTCCTCTTCCACCAGCATGCAGGGCTCTGGTGGATGAACTAGAATGGGAAATTGCCCAGGTGGACCCCAAGAAGACCATTCAGATGGGATCTTTCCGGATCAATCCAGATGGCAGCCAGTCAGTGGTGGAGGTAACTGTTACTGTTCCCCCAAACAAAGTAGCTCACTCTGGCTTTGGATGAAATTCGACTGCTTAAAAAGGACCTTGGtttaatagaaatgaagaaaacagactcAGAAAAAAGATTTGGCTCTGTCTCATTTGGAAGAAGCTGCAGGCTTATTCCCCATGCACTTGCTTCCTGGCTGCAAACCTTAATACTTTGTTTCTGCTGTAGAATTTGTTAGCAAACAGGGAGTCCTGATCAGCACCCTTCTCCACATCCCCATGACTGGTTTTTAATGTAGCACTGTGGTATACATGCAAACATCCGTTCAAAATCTGAGTcggagctaaaaataaaaaatgaaaaaacagaaataagaataaaaggtCTTATCCTCATAATTAGGAAATTTTAATCAAAAAcaacacacatgtacacaaaggTGTATCTAATAAGCAATATATAAGGCAATGTTAAGATTACAGTgctagcctgggcatcatggcaaaacaccaactctacaaaaaaatgcaaaagttagcagtgcatggtggcatgtgcctgtagtgacagctacttggaaggctgaggtgggaggatcacttgagcccaggaggtcgaggctgcagtaagccgtgatcatgccactgcactccagcctgggaaacacagcaagaccatgtctcaaaaaaaaaccaaaacccagcactttgggaggccgaggcaggcggatcacctgaggttagaagttcgagaccagcctggccaacatggtgaaactccgtctctactaaaaatacaaaaaagtagccacgcgtggtggctcatgcctatagtcccagctactcaggaggctgaggcaggagaatcacttgaacccaggaggcagaggttgcagtaagccaagatcgcaccactgcactccagtctggttgacaagaacaaaactctgtcttgaaaaaaaaaaaaaggccgggcgcggtggctcatgcccgtaatgccagcactttgggagactgaggtgggcagatcacaaggtcaggagatcgaaaccatcctggctaacacagtgaaaccccgtctctactaaaaatacaaaaaattagccgggcgtggtggtgggtgcctgtagtcccagctactcaggaggctgagacaaaaagaatggcgtgaactcgggaggcagagcttgcagtgagctgagatggtgccactgcactctagcctgggcgacacagcgagactccctctcaaaaaaaaaaaaaaaaagaaaaaagaaaagaaaaaagattatggTACTTTAATAGCTGTTGTTCACAGAGCCTACACTACGTCTTTAATACTGTGCTTACTGAGGATATTAGTctcaatttaaacaaaattttttttttttttttgagatggagtttagggcttgttgcccaggcgagagtgcaatgacgcaatctcggctcaccgcaacctctgcctcccgggttcaagcagttctcctgcctcagcctcccgagtagctgggattacaggcatgcaccaccacacccggctaattttgtatttttagtagagacagggtttctccatgttggtcaggatggtctcgaactcctgacctcaagtgagccaccctcctc
The Gorilla gorilla gorilla isolate KB3781 chromosome 10, NHGRI_mGorGor1-v2.1_pri, whole genome shotgun sequence genome window above contains:
- the PAN2 gene encoding PAN2-PAN3 deadenylation complex catalytic subunit PAN2 isoform X5, with product MNFEGLDPGLAEYAPAMHSALDPVLDAHLNPSLLQNVELDPEGVALEALPVQESVHIMEGVYSELHSVVAEVGVPVSVSHFDLHEEMLWVGSHGGHATSFFGPALERYSSFQVNGSDDIRQIQSLENGILFLTKNNLKYMARGGLIIFDYLLDENEDMHSLLLTDSSTLLVGGLQNHILEIDLNTVQETQKYAVETPGVTIMRQTNRFFFCGHTSGKVSLRDLRTFKVEHEFDAFSGSLSDFDVHGNLLAACGFSSRLTGLACDRFLKVYDLRMMRAITPLQVHVDPAFLRFIPTYTSRLAIISQSGQCQFCEPTGLANPADIFHVNPVGPLLMTFDVSASKQALAFGDSEGCVHLWTDSPEPSFNPYSRETEFALPCLVDSLPPLDWSQDLLPLSLIPVPLTTDTLLSDWPAANSAPAPRRAPPVDAEILRTMKKVGFIGYAPNPRTRLRNQIPYRLKESDSEFDSFSQVTESPVGREEEPHLHMVSKKYRKVTIKYSKLGLEDFDFKHYNKTLFAGLEPHIPNAYCNCMIQVLYFLEPVRCLIQNHLCQKEFCLACELGFLFHMLDLSRGDPCQGNNFLRAFRTIPEASALGLILADSDEASGKGNLARLIQRWNRFILTQLHQDMQELEIPQAYRGAGGSSFCSSGDSVIGQLFSCEMENCSLCRCGSETVRASSTLLFTLSYPDGSKSDKTGKNYDFAQVLKRSICLDQNTQAWCDTCEKYQPTIQTRNIRHLPDILVINCEVNSSKEADFWRMQAEVAFKMAVKKHGGEISKNKEFALADWKELGSPEGVLVCPSIEELKNVWLPFSIRMKMTKNKGLDVCNWTDGDEMQWGPARAEEEHGVCVYDLMATVVHILDSRTGGSLVAHIKVGETYHQRKEGVTHQQWYLFNDFLIEPIDKHEAVQFDMNWKVPAILYYVKRNLNSRYNLNIKNPIEASVLLAEASLARKQRKTHTTFIPLMLNEMPQIGDLVGLDAEFVTLNEEEAELRSDGTKSTIKPSQMSVARITCVRGQGPNEGIPFIDDYISTQEQVVDYLTQYSGIKPGDLDAKISSKHLTTLKSTYLKLRFLIDIGVKFVGHGLQKDFRVINLMVPKDQVLDTVYLFHMPRKRMISLRFLAWYFLDLKIQGETHDSIEDARTALQLYRKYLELSKNGTEPESFHKVLKGLYEKGRKMDWKVPEPEGQTSPKNAAVFSSVLAL
- the PAN2 gene encoding PAN2-PAN3 deadenylation complex catalytic subunit PAN2 isoform X4: MNFEGLDPGLAEYAPAMHSALDPVLDAHLNPSLLQNVELDPEGVALEALPVQESVHIMEGVYSELHSVVAEVGVPVSVSHFDLHEEMLWVGSHGGHATSFFGPALERYSSFQVNGSDDIRQIQSLENGILFLTKNNLKYMARGGLIIFDYLLDENEDMHSLLLTDSSTLLVGGLQNHILEIDLNTVQETQKYAVETPGVTIMRQTNRFFFCGHTSGKVSLRDLRTFKVEHEFDAFSGSLSDFDVHGNLLAACGFSSRLTGLACDRFLKVYDLRMMRAITPLQVHVDPAFLRFIPTYTSRLAIISQSGQCQFCEPTGLANPADIFHVNPVGPLLMTFDVSASKQALAFGDSEGCVHLWTDSPEPSFNPYSRETEFALPCLVDSLPPLDWSQDLLPLSLIPVPLTTDTLLSDWPAANSAPAPRRAPPVDAEILRTMKKVGFIGYAPNPRTRLRNQIPYRLKESDSEFDSFSQVTESPVGREEEPHLHMVSKKYRKVTIKYSKLGLEDFDFKHYNKTLFAGLEPHIPNAYCNCMIQVLYFLEPVRCLIQNHLCQKEFCLACELGFLFHMLDLSRGDPCQGNNFLRAFRTIPEASALGLILADSDEASGKGNLARLIQRWNRFILTQLHQDMQELEIPQAYRGAGGSFCSSGDSVIGQLFSCEMENCSLCRCGSETVRASSTLLFTLSYPDDKTGKNYDFAQVLKRSICLDQNTQAWCDTCEKYQPTIQTRNIRHLPDILVINCEVNSSKEADFWRMQAEVAFKMAVKKHGGEISKNKEFALADWKELGSPEGVLVCPSIEELKNVWLPFSIRMKMTKNKGLDVCNWTDGDEMQWGPARAEEEHGVCVYDLMATVVHILDSRTGGSLVAHIKVGETYHQRKEGVTHQQWYLFNDFLIEPIDKHEAVQFDMNWKVPAILYYVKRNLNSRYNLNIKNPIEASVLLAEASLARKQRKTHTTFIPLMLNEMPQIGDLVGLDAEFVTLNEEEAELRSDGTKSTIKPSQMSVARITCVRGQGPNEGIPFIDDYISTQEQVVDYLTQYSGIKPGDLDAKISSKHLTTLKSTYLKLRFLIDIGVKFVGHGLQKDFRVINLMVWQGSFKSLLVPKDQVLDTVYLFHMPRKRMISLRFLAWYFLDLKIQGETHDSIEDARTALQLYRKYLELSKNGTEPESFHKVLKGLYEKGRKMDWKVPEPEGQTSPKNAAVFSSVLAL